The Stigmatella ashevillena genomic sequence GCGCTGCACATGCTCATCGGACGGTTTCAGGCGGAGTTCGTCCACATGCTCGAGATTCTCAATCGCGCCGTGCACCTGCTGGCCTGACCCTGAGCCGTCATGTCCGACGAGAAAACAGAGGAACCGAGTCAAAAGAAGCTCGATGACGCCCGGAAGAAGGGGCAGGTCTGGAAGAGCAAGGACCTGACAGGCGTCTTCGTCTTCCTCGTGGGACTGGGCGCCGTGAAGGGCATGTGGGACACGATCGTCGAGGAGCTGAAGACGCTCTTCCTCTTCACGTTCCAGTACATCGCGCAGCCAGAGGAGCTGTCGCGGGCCACCGCCAACGCGATGTCGATGGCGGTGCGCACGGTGCTGTTTCTCACGGCCCCCATCGTCGCCGGTGGGGCGGTCATCGCGGGGCTGGTGGAGTTCCTCCAGGTGGGGGCGCTCTTCACCATGGATCCGTTGATTCCGAAGCTCGAGAAGCTCAACCCCATCCAGGGCATCAAGAACATCTTCTCCAAGAAGACCGTGGTGGAGATGATCAAGAACCTGGTGAAAATCAGTGTCGCGGCCTACGTCGTTTTCGGCGTGGTGCGGGACATGATCGACATGCTGGTCCAGACGGTGCGCATGGACACCTCGGGCCTGCTGGCGGTGATGGGAGAGATGGTCTACCGCGTCTGCACCCGCGTGGCGCTCGTCTTCCTGCTGTTCTCCATTTTCGACATCTGGTGGCAGCGCAAGGCCTTCATGAAGGAAATGATGATGTCGAAGGACGACGTCAAGAAGGAGTACAAGGAGAGCGAAGGCGACCCGCACCACAAGGCGCACCGCAAGCAGATGCACCAGGAGATCATGGAGGGGGCGCAGATGGAGGCCGTCAAGGACGCCGACGTCATCGTCACCAACCCCGACCACGTGGCGGTGGCCCTCCAGTACGATCGCAACAAGGACGCCGCGCCCCGGGTGCTGGCCAAAGGCATCGACTTCAAGGCCGAGCGCATCAAGGCGATTGCCCGCGAGTCGGACGTGCCCACGCTGCGCAACGTGCCGCTGGCGCACGCGCTCCTGCGGGTGGAAGTGGGCCAGGACATTCCCGAGGAGCTGTACGACGCGGTGGCCGAGGTCCTCAACTTTGTCTACGGGCTGAAGTCCGGGGCCGGGGCGCACCCGTGAACCCCCTGAAATCCGCTATCATCCGGAGCGACCATGAGTGACGAGGCGGAGATCGCGATCGCGCTGAAGTACAATCAGAACAATGACTCCGCGCCGCGCGTGGTGGCCAAGGGCATGCGCCTGAAGGCGGAGAAAATCCGGGAGATCGCCAAGCAATACAACATTCCCATCATGAAGAACCTCCCTCTGGCCAGCGCGCTGTACCGCGTCGACGTGGGCCAGGAAGTCCCCGAGGAGCTGTATGACGCGGTGGCCGAGGTCCTCAATTTCGTCTACGCGCTGCAGCAGGAACAGCAGGCGAGCGGGAAGCGTTGAGCGGGGACTGGACGGCAAGTCCCTTTCTGGAGTGAGGTGGGGTTCGCACCATGGCTAAAATCAACAATCAACCCCCCAAAGCACCCCTCTGGCCCTGGGGAGGACCTCGCTCCGTTCGCGAGCGGCTCGTTGATACCTCTCAGGTTGACCGGAGAAAGCTGAAAAAGGCGGGCAACCCGAAAAACCCGGCATTGGCCTCGGCGGCCCTGCTGGATTTCATCGGGCCAGCGCACTCCTCGGAGGAGATGCGGTTGCCGACGCCGCCCAGCCCCCGGGGCAATGACGCGCCGCTCGAGGGCTTTACGGATCGCCCCCACCTGGAGACGGTGTCCGAGCGCGGGGAGACGGACCAGCGTCGGCTGCTTGAGCGGGGGCTCAGCCGCATCAACGCGCCGCCGGACCGGATGGAGCGGCTCAAGGCATTGCTCCAGCGCGAGGCGCAGATGCTGACCCTGGTGGGACAGGTCCACTCGGAGGTGGAGGAGATCTACCGCCGCATGCGCGAGGAACAGAAGGACGAGGGGTATTAGCCGCATGGCCGCACCGGACTCCAACAGCCCTCAGGAAGAGGCGAAGCTCGTCGCGGCGCTGCAACGCTGGGCAGACGGCAAGGCCACCCTGCGCGATGTGCGGGGCTACTCGGACGAAGAGCTCTATGCCATCGCCAAGACGGCCTACTTCTTCTTCTATCAGGGGCGTCTGAACGAGGCGCGCACGCTCTTCCAAGGGCTGTACGCCATCAATCCGGCGGACTCCTACTTCGCCAAGGCCCTGGGGGTGGTGGAGCTGGCGTCCGGCAATGCCCAGGGCGCCCTGGCCGCCTATGACGTGGCCATCAAGCTGTCCCCCAATGATGCGCAGGCGCACGTGGGCCGGGCCGAGGTGCGGCTGACCTTGGGGCAGAAGCCCCAGGCGGTGGAGGATCTGCGCCGCGCCGTGTCACTCGTGCCTGAAGATGATCCTGTGGGGCGCAAGGCGGCGGCCATGGTGTCCACGCTGTCCAGGCGGTGATTTCAGCCGTCTTCGCCAGAGGGGGCCGCACGGTTCCCCTTGCTCCGAGAATCCCTGTTCTTGGTAATATTCTCTCGGACTTGTATCGAGCACTCCGTTTACCCCTGAAGAGGATCTCTCAATGTCGAACGCAAAGAATCCGGCGGCTCCCGCCTTTCCTCCTGAGCCTCCCGAACTGGCTGCGGAACGTGATCGCCTGTTGCCCGAACTGGAGAAGCAGGCCAAGGCGGCCACGGGGACGGTTCAGTCCGTGCTGCGCAAGCTGCACGAGCTGATGGCGCACACCCGGCCGGGAGCTCCGTTCGACATTCAAATCTACGGGGACGTGAAGACCGCGTTCGAGCGGTTCATGAAGGACCCAGTTCTGCCGCCGCCGCCCGTCATCATGCAGTGTGTGGAGTTCATGCAGAAGCGCCTGGTGGCGTTCGGGTTCACCGGCCAGATGCAGCTGCCCCCGGGCGCGCCCCCGGTTCCTGCGGGGTTGGTGGACACCTCCGTGAGCGCCGCGCCGGTGGTTCCGCCCCCTCCGGCGGCCCAGACCTCTTCTCCGGGCGGTATCAAGGATGGCTTCGAGGGCTCGTCGAAGCGCTCGTTGCAGATCAACCCGGAGGCCGCGGTTCCTCCTCCCGGCAGCGGCGAGGAGAAGGCGGAGCAGCAGAAGCTCGAGTCCTTCAAGGCGTGGATGAAGAATCCGAACGTCGGCAAAGTGAAGGGCTAGTCCGTCCTCTTCCTGATCGGAAATGATCCTGAAAAAGGGAGGAAACTCCCGCCAGGAGCCGCCGATAATCAGGTCATAGAAGTTACTTCTTCTTCCTACAATCCCATTTCGAAAGTTCAAGGGTACATCCATGTCGATCAACGGAATCGTGAACCAGGTGGCCGGCGGAGTTCGTGGCAACACCGCGACGGAGAACCAGTGGATCGCGAACGCGCCCCCTGAGATGCAGGGCCAGATGAAGGCGCAGCTGGAGATGCAGAAGATGCAGGAGATGGTGCAGCTGATCACGCAGATGATGAAGGCGATGCACGAGATGTCGATGAGCATCATCCGCAACATCGGCGGGTAATTCGGACAGCAGCAGTTGCATCAAGACCGGCTTCGCGCGGGCCTTCGGGCCATGTCGCGGAGCCGGTTCCGCTTTGCGGGCCTGGGGGGCGCCCATGGGCCCTGACGGACGTGGCGCGGGCCTGCTCTCCCCTCCAGGTTGCAGCCGGCACATTTTCGGAGTGAAGTGGAAACTCGAAAATAGGGCGTGCGATAATCATTTCAAGCCTCTCCGGTGGAGCGGGGCGCCGCGGTAACGCGGAGGGCATGATGCCCCCAGGAATCCTGCTCCCACCTGACCAAACCGAAGGAGAAAAACCATGTCTACCAAGTCTGTCGGAGCGAACATCCCGAACGTGAACGCCTGGGGCGCCGGCCTGAAGAGCGGACTCAGCGCGACCGATGCTCAGCTTGTGAAGACCGCTGTCGCGACCCTGGGCGAGTTCGCCAAGGCCGCTGCCTCGACGCTCGACCAACTGTCGAAGACCGCCACCACCGGCGCCGCGGCCCCCACGGCGACGGCCACGGGTGCCCAGACGGACGCCCTGGACTGGGGTGGTGGCGCCAAGTCCCTGAACGACGTCTTCAACCTGGCGCTCAACGGCGCTCCCTCTTCTCCGACCCCGGGCGACTCCGCTCACCCGTCGGGCAGCCTGAAGACGGACCCCAAGACGGGCGTCGTCACCACCCCGGGCGGCTACAAGATCGAGGCCACGGGCCAGTTCGACTGGAAGATCACCGGTCCGGACGGCAAGGAGACCAAGGTGTGGGGCGATCCGCACGTGGCCGAGGGCGACGGCGGCACCTGGGACTTCAAGCGTGACAGCACCTTCGTGCTGGGCGACGGCACGCGCATCAACGTCACCACCAAGCCCTACGGCAACGGCATGACGGTGACCGGCGGCCTGGACATCATCTCCGGCAACGACCGTGTGCAGGTCACGGACATCGACAAGGGCAAGGGCAAGACCGGCCCGGTGACGGCGGACGGCTACGCCAACGTCAACAGCTTCGGTGGCAAGGACGTGTTCGTCATGGGCAAGGAGACCGATGACTGGTCCTTCCAGGGCAAGGAGATCGTCGGCAGCAACAACGGCGGCGAGTCCTTCAAGCTCGGCAATGACCTGGCCCCCGGCACCCCCAAGCCGACCAACCCGACGACCAAGCCGGCCCCGGGCAACAAGTTCGAGCAGCTGGCGGACCTCTTCAAGGCGCTGTCGAAGGTGTTCGACTCGCTGAAGAACCTCTCGGACGTGCTCGGTCGCCGCAACGGCCAGGACGGTGGCGTGCAGGCCCCGGGCCGTGGCCCCTGGCTGAACCGCCGTCAGGGCGCGCTGGAGAAGTCCTTCTCGCAGATCGGCCGCATGCTGGACACGGCCCTGCGGTTCCAGAACCTGAGCAGCGGCATCCAGACCAACCGCAACCACTTCCTGGCCTGATAGCCGTATAGTCCTGAAGCTTCCGAAGGGAGGTGGGTACGCAACCGCGTGCCTACCTCCCATCGTCATTTCTGCAGGAGGAAACTTTGAGCGATAAAACCCAAGAGAAGCCTCAGTCCACCACCCGCGACCTGTCCCAGGAGGATGCGGAGCGACTCATCGGTGGTGAAATCACGCCAGGCGAGTTCCTCGGCCTTTCCCCCGAGCGGCTCTACAAGATCGCGACGCTGGGCCATGGGATGTTGAAGTCGGGCCAGCTGCAACAGGCCCTGGAGATTTTCGAGGGTCTGACCGCGGCCTCGCCCTATGACAGCGTCTTCCACTGTCACCTGGCCGCGACCCTGGCGCGGCTGGAGCGCTTCGATGAAGCGAAGAGTTCCTACACTCGGTCTCTCGAGCTCAACATTGCCAATGTGGACTCGCTCGTTGGCCGGGGAGAGTTGTACCTCCGCGAGAGCAAGCTTCCCGAGGCGCTCAAGGACATCCAGGCCGCCCTGACGCTGGATCCCAAGGCAGAGAGGGATACGACCAAGCGTGCACGTGCCACCCTGTTGGTGCTCCAGCGGATGGCAGAGGGCAAGTGAGTCGGCCCCTCCCCAAAAAAATCTGAAAAAGGGGAGGAAACTCCTGCGGGGGTAGGCCGATAATCAGGGTGTACAGGTTGTTGCTTCCCCCCTTCCAACCCTTCAGAACCAAGGATACCCCCCATGTCGATCAACGGAATCGTGAACCAGGTGGCCGGCGGAGTTCGTGGCAACACCGCGACGGAGAACCAGTGGATTGCGAACGCGCCCCCTGAGATGCAGGGCCAGATGAAGGCGCAGCTGGAGATGCAGAAGATGCAGGAGATGGTGCAGCTGATCACGCAGATGATGAAGGCGATGCACGAGATGTCGATGAGCATCATCCGCAACATCGGCGGGTAATTCGGACAGCAGCAGTTGCATCAAGACCGGCTTCGCGCGGGCCTTCGGGCCATGTCGCGGAGCCGGTTCCGCTTTGCGGGCTTGGAACACCACGGAGGCATCGCCCCCCAAGAGCGTCCTGTGGAAAAATCTGAAAAAGGGGAGGAAACTCCTGCGGGGGTAGGCCGATAATCAGGGTGTACAGGTTGTTGCTTCCCCCTTCCAACCCTTCAGAACCGAGGATACCCCCCATGTCGATCAACGGAATCGTGAACCAGGTGGCCGGCGGAGTTCGTGGCAACACCGCGACGGAGAACCAGTGGATTGCGAACGCGCCCCCTGAGATGCAGGGCCAGATGAAGGCGCAGCTGGAGATGCAGAAGATGCAGGAGATGGTGCAGCTGATCACGCAGATGATGAAGGCGATGCACGAGATGTCGATGAGCATCATCCGCAACATCGGCGGGTAATTCGGACAGCAGCAGTTGCATCAAGACCGGCTTCGCGCGGGCCTTCGGGCCATGTCGCGGAGCCGGTTCCGCTTTGCGGGCTTGGAACACCACGGAGGCATCGCCCCCCACCTCGAAATGATCCTGAGAAGGGGAGGAAACTCCTGCGGGGGTAGGCCGATAATCAGGGTGTACAGGTTGTTGCTTCCCCCTTCCAACCCTTCAGAACCAAGGATACCCCCCATGTCGATCAACGGAATCGTGAACCAGGTGGCCGGCGGAGTTCGTGGCAACACCGCGACGGAGAACCAGTGGATTGCGAACGCGCCCCCTGAGATGCAGGGCCAGATGAAGGCGCAGCTGGAGATGCAGAAGATGCAGGAGATGGTGCAGCTGATCACGCAGATGATGAAGGCGATGCACGAGATGTCGATGAGCATCATCCGCAACATCGGCGGGTAATTCGGACAGCAGCAGTTGCATCAAGACCGGCTTCGCGCGGGCCTTCGGGCCATGTCGCGGAGCCGGTTCCGCTTTGCGGGCTTGGAACACCACGGAGGCATCGCCCTCCACCCCGAAATGATCCTGAAAAGGGGGAGGAAACTTCCGCTGAGGCCAGCGGATAATCATGTCATAGAAGGTACTTCTTCTTCCTACCCCCCTTTGAAAGTTCGAGGATACCCACCATGTCGATCAACGGAATTGTGAACCAGGTGGCCGGCGGAGTTCGTGGCAACACCGCGACGGAGAACCAGTGGATCGCGAACGCGCCCCCTGAGATGCAGGGCCAGATGAAGGCGCAGCTGGAGATGCAGAAGATGCAGGAGATGGTGCAGCTGATCACGCAGATGATGAAGGCGATGCACGAGATGTCGATGAGCATCATCCGCAACATCGGCGGGTAATCGGACACCGGAAGTCGCAGTCAGGACCGGCTTCGCGTGGGCCCTGCGGCCAGGCGCGAGGCCGGTTCTGCTTTGGAGGGGTGCCAGATGCATCGGTCGCTCGCGGATCTTGCCGGGTTTGGGTTGCTTCCATGTCTTCGGAGGGCCGTGCTAACCTCGGCGCGCCCACATGGGTGTAGGCTCTACGTCCCCAGTTGAGGACCTCCAATCGATGGCGAATCCCGACAACGGAACCACCGGGCCCGAACTGCTCGAGAGGGCCATGGAGGGCTTCGAGTTCTACGAGCAGGGTGACTATGCCAGCGCCCGTAGCATCTTCGAGGAGCTCTGCGCGAAGGATCCGAGGGAGGCGTATTACCGGACGGCGCTGGGGGCCATCAGCCTCGCGGAAGATGAACTCGACCTGGCGCTGGAGAACTTCAATCAGGCCCTGGCGCTCAACGCAAAGGACGCTGCGGCGCTCGTGAACCGCGGCGAAGTCAGGTTACGGCTGGGAGACATCGTGGAGGCGGCCCAGGACTTTGCCCGGGCTGTCGATCTGGATCCCGAGAACAAGGATCCCCTCACCTTGCGCGCACGACTGTTGGTGGCTGCGGCCTTGGAAACCATCGAGGCCGCTCAGCGGAGTGCCCACTCCGAATGGACGAAATAGCTCTCTGGCGTCAGGAAGGCAGACGCTCCGTAGGCCCATGACCAGCTCGCCTGGGCGGCGAGGGAAAACACCCCCTGGCCCCGTGAAGGTTCACCACTTCGAGAAGCGCTCCTCGCCTCGCCAGCCCCCGGCTGCGCGGGAGCCCGAGGGGCCCTCTCACGCCCATCCCACGTTGCCCGAGTTTTCGCTGCACGCGCGTCCCACCCTGCCCGAGGTCTCCTTGCCGCCACCGGCAGCGGAGGAAGCCGCTCCCGCACGCCGCAAGCGCGCCTCGGGAGCTTCCAAGGCGCGCCCACAGGGCCGTGCCCCGGCGCAGTCCGCAGGGGCCTCGCCCGCGTCTGCTCCCGCTCCCGGTGTGTCGGAGCGTCTGGCCGGCGCGCGCCGCCTCATCGAGGAAGGCAAGTTGGATGCGGCGCGGGCCGTCTTGGAGCGGCTCGTGGCGTTGGGGGTGGCGGGGGCCTCCGCGCATACCTTGCTCGGAGGCATCTATCTGGCCCAAGGCGTTCTGGATCGTGCGCTCACGTGCTTCGAGGAGGCGCTCTCGCGGGAGCCCGCGGATCTCTCCGCGTTGATCTCCCGGGGGCAGGTCCGGCTGAGCCTGGGAGATCTGCGCCGGGCTCAGGAGGATCTCCAGATGGTGCTGGAGTCTGGCACGGCGGGCAGCCCGCTCGTGCAGCAGGCCCAGCAGCTGTTGGCGCGCATCGGCGAGCTGCGCAACCGCAAGCGGCGCTGAGGCAGGCAGCGCCTCAGGGACGCTGGAAGTAATTCCAGTTCTGGCCCTGGTCCTGGCTGATCATCAGGTAGGTCTTCGGATCATCGGGATTCCCCTCGAACTTCCCGAACTTCCAGGTGTAGGTCACGTTGCGGTTCTCGCGCTCATCCGCCGTCATGGAGCGGTCAAAGTTGTTCGCGCTGATGCAATTGTCCGAGGCCTTGAACCGGCCCTTGCTGGGATGGGTGGTGAACGTGGCGCCATCGAAGGTGGCGGTGCCCTCCATCTCGGTCCACGTCTGCGTCACGCAGTTGTAGTCGCGCTGGTTGATGTAGACCTGTTGCTTGAACTTTCCGCTCTTGTCGAAGTCGAAGGCAACGGCGACGCCGCCTGCGTTGCCGATGTACTGGCCCTGATCTCCAAAGAAGTTGGTGAAGGAGATGGTGCCGAACCGCCAATCGCCCTCGAGTTCGCTGGGCGGAGGGGTGCCGGGAGTCTCCTCATCGTCGCTGCACCCGGA encodes the following:
- a CDS encoding tetratricopeptide repeat protein, giving the protein MSDKTQEKPQSTTRDLSQEDAERLIGGEITPGEFLGLSPERLYKIATLGHGMLKSGQLQQALEIFEGLTAASPYDSVFHCHLAATLARLERFDEAKSSYTRSLELNIANVDSLVGRGELYLRESKLPEALKDIQAALTLDPKAERDTTKRARATLLVLQRMAEGK
- a CDS encoding SycD/LcrH family type III secretion system chaperone, giving the protein MAAPDSNSPQEEAKLVAALQRWADGKATLRDVRGYSDEELYAIAKTAYFFFYQGRLNEARTLFQGLYAINPADSYFAKALGVVELASGNAQGALAAYDVAIKLSPNDAQAHVGRAEVRLTLGQKPQAVEDLRRAVSLVPEDDPVGRKAAAMVSTLSRR
- a CDS encoding EscU/YscU/HrcU family type III secretion system export apparatus switch protein; its protein translation is MSDEAEIAIALKYNQNNDSAPRVVAKGMRLKAEKIREIAKQYNIPIMKNLPLASALYRVDVGQEVPEELYDAVAEVLNFVYALQQEQQASGKR
- a CDS encoding DUF1521 domain-containing protein, which gives rise to MSTKSVGANIPNVNAWGAGLKSGLSATDAQLVKTAVATLGEFAKAAASTLDQLSKTATTGAAAPTATATGAQTDALDWGGGAKSLNDVFNLALNGAPSSPTPGDSAHPSGSLKTDPKTGVVTTPGGYKIEATGQFDWKITGPDGKETKVWGDPHVAEGDGGTWDFKRDSTFVLGDGTRINVTTKPYGNGMTVTGGLDIISGNDRVQVTDIDKGKGKTGPVTADGYANVNSFGGKDVFVMGKETDDWSFQGKEIVGSNNGGESFKLGNDLAPGTPKPTNPTTKPAPGNKFEQLADLFKALSKVFDSLKNLSDVLGRRNGQDGGVQAPGRGPWLNRRQGALEKSFSQIGRMLDTALRFQNLSSGIQTNRNHFLA
- a CDS encoding tetratricopeptide repeat protein — translated: MKVHHFEKRSSPRQPPAAREPEGPSHAHPTLPEFSLHARPTLPEVSLPPPAAEEAAPARRKRASGASKARPQGRAPAQSAGASPASAPAPGVSERLAGARRLIEEGKLDAARAVLERLVALGVAGASAHTLLGGIYLAQGVLDRALTCFEEALSREPADLSALISRGQVRLSLGDLRRAQEDLQMVLESGTAGSPLVQQAQQLLARIGELRNRKRR
- the sctU gene encoding type III secretion system export apparatus subunit SctU, yielding MSDEKTEEPSQKKLDDARKKGQVWKSKDLTGVFVFLVGLGAVKGMWDTIVEELKTLFLFTFQYIAQPEELSRATANAMSMAVRTVLFLTAPIVAGGAVIAGLVEFLQVGALFTMDPLIPKLEKLNPIQGIKNIFSKKTVVEMIKNLVKISVAAYVVFGVVRDMIDMLVQTVRMDTSGLLAVMGEMVYRVCTRVALVFLLFSIFDIWWQRKAFMKEMMMSKDDVKKEYKESEGDPHHKAHRKQMHQEIMEGAQMEAVKDADVIVTNPDHVAVALQYDRNKDAAPRVLAKGIDFKAERIKAIARESDVPTLRNVPLAHALLRVEVGQDIPEELYDAVAEVLNFVYGLKSGAGAHP
- a CDS encoding tetratricopeptide repeat protein → MANPDNGTTGPELLERAMEGFEFYEQGDYASARSIFEELCAKDPREAYYRTALGAISLAEDELDLALENFNQALALNAKDAAALVNRGEVRLRLGDIVEAAQDFARAVDLDPENKDPLTLRARLLVAAALETIEAAQRSAHSEWTK